From the Flavobacterium gyeonganense genome, the window CCAGTTTTGGAGTAAATAAGAAAAATATTTGTGCGATTATAGTGATTAAAATTCCAAAAGAAAAACTGTATTTGTACTTAATGAAATATTTGTTTAAATAGCTTAATTCTTTCATTTTTTTAAGAAATGTAATGTTGGATTGATTTAAAATTTTGAATTATTATGAATTAAAAGTATAATAAATTGAAATTTAATCAAAACAATTGTATTGTAAAATTATTAATTTAAAGTTTAAAAATTAGCACATGTGTATTTTTTACGTATGTTTGAGTTGTCTTTTTGACGAATTCATAATTTTAACTAAATAACACTAGCTATGGATGCAACTTTCGCAACTGGAAAGGAACTTCAAAAAATGGATCCTGTTTTTGGTCAGTTATCTTTTAACGATCACGAACAAATTGTATTTTGCAATGACAAAGATACAGGTTTAAAAGCAATTATTGGTATTCATAATTCGGTTATGGGACCAGCTTTAGGAGGTACAAGAATGTGGAATTATGCTACTGAATGGGAAGCTCTAAACGATGTTTTGCGTCTTTCAAGAGGTATGACTTATAAATCTGCAATTACCGGCCTAAATATTGGTGGTGGTAAAGCGGTTATTATTGGTGATGCTAAAACCCAGAAAACACCTGAGCTGATGCGTAAGTTTGGTGAGTTCGTACACTCTCTAAGCGGAAGATATATTACTGCGGAAGATGTTGGAATGGAAACAAAAGACATGGATACTGTTAGGGATGTTACACCTTATGTTACCGGAATCTCTGAAGAAAGAGGGGGCTCAGGAAATCCTTCGCCAGTTACAGCTTACGGAGTTTATTTAGGAATGAAAGCAGCTGCTAAAAGTCAGTTTGGTTCTGATGTTTTAGATGGTAAAAAAGTTTTGGTTCAGGGAATCGGACATGTTGGTGAAACTTTGGTTGAATATTTGACTAAAGAAGGAGCGCAGGTAACGATTACTGATATTAATGAAGAAAAATTATATCAGGTAGCATCAAAATACAATGCTTCAATTTATACGGGCGAAGATTTATATACTGCGGATGTTGATATCTATGCGCCATGTGCAATGGGAGCAACAATCAATGACGGTACGATAGAAAAAATTAAGGCAAAAGTAATTGCGGGTGCTGCAAACAACCAGTTGGCAGATGAAAATGTTCACGGAGCAAGATTACAGGAAAGAGGTATTTTATATGCTCCGGATTTCTTAATCAACGCTGGTGGAATCATCAATGTTTATGCAGAATTGGCGCATTATGGAAAAGCTGAAATCATGAGCAAGACCGAAAACATCTACAATACAACCTTAGAAATTATCGATTTTGCAGCCAAAAACGGGATCACAACTCATAAAGCGGCTCTTACAATTGCTCAGAACCGTATTGATCAAAGAAAAATCGAGAACGCATCTAAGTAATTAGTGGTTAGTGTTAAGTACTTGAGTTGATATTTAAAGATTTATAATTAAAAAAGTCTCAATTTCAGAAAAACTGAAATTGAGACTTTTTGTTTTAGATAACTGGACAGTAAAAAACGGAGCACTCAATACTTTTCTCGAAATAAACGTTTTTTAATATATAATTTTAAAATACGCTTCAAAAGTTATATTTTTGCAAACTAATTTTTAAAAGTTCTTACAAGGTGGTAAATAGAAGACACTTACGCATTAAAGTTATGCAATCCATTTATGCAATGCATCAAAGCGGTTCTGATAATCTGGAAAAAGAAGAAAAATTTCTTTTTTATAGTATAGATAACATTCAGGATTTATATTTAATAATGCTTTCTTCATTGATTGAAATTTGTAAAAAAGAATCTGTTTTTTTGCATCTTTCAAGCAAAAAACATCTTGCAACTGCTGCAGAACGTAATCCAAACGAAAAATTTATCAAAAACAAAATTTTTCAGCTTTTAGCAGAAAGCAATTCTCTTAGCATTGCTTTAGAAAATCGTAAAATCAACAACTGGTCTTTAAACGACGATTATATCATTTTGCTTTTGAATGATATTAAAGCCAGCGATTTGTATGCAAAATACATGAGCAACAATGTGAATACGTTTGAAGAAGACAGGCAATTTGTAATTGATTTGTTCGAAAATGTTATTGTTCCGAATGAAAAACTGTATGAATATCTGGAAGATGATAAATTGACATGGGTTGATGATATTCCGGTGGTAAATACACATATCGTAAAGCAGTTAAAAGCAATTAAAACAGAAGATCCGGATGATTTCAGGGTTCCGAAGTTGTACAAAGACGTTGAAGATAAAGATTTTGCGAAAGATTTGTTCAGGCG encodes:
- a CDS encoding Glu/Leu/Phe/Val family dehydrogenase, coding for MDATFATGKELQKMDPVFGQLSFNDHEQIVFCNDKDTGLKAIIGIHNSVMGPALGGTRMWNYATEWEALNDVLRLSRGMTYKSAITGLNIGGGKAVIIGDAKTQKTPELMRKFGEFVHSLSGRYITAEDVGMETKDMDTVRDVTPYVTGISEERGGSGNPSPVTAYGVYLGMKAAAKSQFGSDVLDGKKVLVQGIGHVGETLVEYLTKEGAQVTITDINEEKLYQVASKYNASIYTGEDLYTADVDIYAPCAMGATINDGTIEKIKAKVIAGAANNQLADENVHGARLQERGILYAPDFLINAGGIINVYAELAHYGKAEIMSKTENIYNTTLEIIDFAAKNGITTHKAALTIAQNRIDQRKIENASK
- the nusB gene encoding transcription antitermination factor NusB, translated to MQSIYAMHQSGSDNLEKEEKFLFYSIDNIQDLYLIMLSSLIEICKKESVFLHLSSKKHLATAAERNPNEKFIKNKIFQLLAESNSLSIALENRKINNWSLNDDYIILLLNDIKASDLYAKYMSNNVNTFEEDRQFVIDLFENVIVPNEKLYEYLEDDKLTWVDDIPVVNTHIVKQLKAIKTEDPDDFRVPKLYKDVEDKDFAKDLFRRTVLNESVLAKEYDDKTPNWDSERIAEIDTIILKMAICEFLKFPSIPVKVTLNEYLEIAKEYSTPKSSIFINGILDNLVKELTANKKMVKVGRGLM